One region of Microtus ochrogaster isolate Prairie Vole_2 unplaced genomic scaffold, MicOch1.0 UNK67, whole genome shotgun sequence genomic DNA includes:
- the LOC106144419 gene encoding endogenous retrovirus group K member 5 Gag polyprotein-like, protein MAMQLIEDILKDSGERVQQHQIQEFLEFIDEICPPFSQHRTVDIAVWRELGIRIQQHYCNYGPESIPEDTPYFWMLIQERLDSDPDQQEAVPSPPPEELLDTLSEQSSYNRRDTNDSGLEREFSSLSLANGSAERQAHEDRVQREIKGLRRMVTSLSHRLGAMQIQDSCQKNDSLPTAMVGLDPPSAQSTPKVKQRHNDSNESPLQACIREAVSRGEEVQGFQLFPVMEQRDAQGNLLRIHAPISFKLLKELKTACAQYGATASFTQTLVENRALEALPPADWKQIAKACLSGGDYLLWKTEFTEQCQATAERNRTQQIPISYEMLAGEGPYTGANQQLEYDMVAYVQISTAAKKAWNKLPSSKEQTEELSSIRQGPDELFQDFVSRLMQASNRLIGDSEAAQIIIKQLAFENTNAICKVAIRPFKKQGNVADYIRICSDIGQSYTQGMALAAALQGKTINDVLSQQGDLAPGKAQATGMPGGCFGCGFMGHQIRRCPERRASPRTRREPGLCRRCRRGKHWSSDVDDENQARWLPERLIRCIQQKDDGPKDSVADNRAAEGTERNRLQEESSNPAHREEPDPDLQLTALQRDFAQRDPAETS, encoded by the exons ATGGCCATGCAGTTAATTGaggatattttaaaagacagcGGAGAGAGGGTACAGCAGCATCAGATACAGGAATTTTTAGAATTCATAGATGAAATATGCCCTCCGTTTTCACAGCATAGGACTGTAGACATAGCTGTATGGAGAGAATTAGGAATAAGAATCCAACAACATTATTGTAATTATGGGCCAGAAAGCATCCCTGAGGATACACCTTATTTTTGGATGCTGATACAGGAGAGGTTGGACTCAGATCCTGATCAACAGGAGGCAGTTCCATCCCCTCCACCCGAGGAGTTACTAGATACTCTTTCAGAACAGAGCAGTTACAACAGGCGTGATACTAATGATTCAGGCCTTGAAAGGGAGTTCTCATCCCTCTCACTAGCGAACGGCAGCGCTGAGAGACAGGCACATGAGGACAGAgttcagagagaaataaaaggccTGAGAAGGATGGTAACCTCGCTATCGCACAGATTAGGAGCTATGCAGATACAGGATTCTTGTCAGAAGAATGATAGCCTTCCTACAGCAATGGTGGGCTTAGATCCACCCTCGGCTCAGAGTACACCGAAGGTAAAGCAGAGGCATAATGATAGCAATGAATCGCCCCTACAAGCTTGTATCAGAGAAGCTGTTAGCAGAGGCGAAGAGGTGCAAGGATTTCAATTGTTCCCAGTAATGGAGCAGAGAGATGCACAAGGAAATCTGCTTAGAATACACGCTCCTATATCATTTAAGttactcaaagaattaaaaactgcttGTGCTCAATACGGTGCCACGGCATCCTTTACCCAGACACTGGTGGAAAATAGAGCTTTAGAAGCTCTGCCACCAGCGGATTGGAAGCAGATAGCCAAAGCTTGCCTGTCAGGAGGAGATTATCTATTGTGGAAAACTGAATTTACAGAACAGTGTCAGGCCACAGCTGAGAGAAACAGGACTCAACAAATTCCTATTTCATATGAGATGCTGGCAGGTGAAGGACCCTATACGGGAGCAAATCAACAGTTAGAATATGATATGGTAGCTTATGTCCAGATCAGTACAGCGGCCAAGAAGGCCTGGAATAAGCTTCCATCATCAAAAGAGCAGACTGAGGAGTTGTCTAGCATAAGACAGGGACCAGATGAGTTATTTCAGGATTTTGTTTCCAGACTAATGCAGGCATCTAATAGGTTGATTGGAGACTCAGAAGCAGCTCAGATAATAATTAAGCAGTTAGCGTTTGAGAACACCAATGCTATATGCAAGGTGGCTATAAGGCCTTTTAAGAAACAGGGCAATGTTGCAGATTATATCCGAATCTGCTCAGATATTGGCCAATCATATACACAAGGAATGGCATTAGCAGCTGCTTTACAGGGAAAGACAATTAATGATGTCTTATCCCAGCAGGGAGACCTAGCCCCAGGAAAAGCGCAAGCTACAGGAATGCCTGGAGGCTGTTTTGGATGTGGTTTTATGGGACATCAGATCAGACGATGTCCTGAAAGGAGAGCAAGCCCTAGAACTAGGAGAGAACCAGGATTGTGTAGGAGATGCAGAAGAGGAAAGCATTGGTCGAGCgatgtagac GACGAAAACCAAGCGAGATGGCTTCCAGAACGTCTAATTCGATGCATTCAGCAGAAGGACGACGGACCTAAGGACAGCGTAGCTGACAACCGTGCTGcggaaggaacagaaagaaatcgGCTCCAGGAGGAATCCAGTAACCCAGCCCACAGAGAGGAGCCTGATCCGGACCTGCAACTCACAGCACTACAAAGAGACTTCGCACAAAGAGATCCTGCTGAGACGAGCTGA